In Setaria italica strain Yugu1 chromosome IX, Setaria_italica_v2.0, whole genome shotgun sequence, the genomic stretch ATTACTTGCTCACCACAGCACGGCGCACGTTCGCGAGCTATTCCGAGCAGATCAGATTCAGCGAACAGCAGGACACTTACCAGTGCCTCCTCGTACATGCCAGGGAGCAAGATCTTGAAGAACTCGAAGTCGCTCAGGCTCAGACCTGCCATCTCCTCTTCCATGCCATCTCTGCACATGCATACATATATCTTAGCATAGGATCAGTCATCAGTGCACTATGAATTCAGAATGTTCCGAATTACACGAACACAAGCCCCAAAAATGTCCATGAAAAAAGGAGAACATTTTGCTTTCATCTACGGGAGATGATTGAAGAAGGCGAAAAGAGGAAAGCAGGCCAGAAGGATCTGATGCAGAATTGCAGAGTTTCAAGTATAATATATGAGCCTACTATGATGAGCAGAGGCTGATCTGAGCCAAACCTGTTGGCTGCCGCCTTCTGCTCCTTGCTGGAGCCTCGCCGTGGCCGTCCAACCCCAGCCGGCATGATCTCACCGCGAACTCTCTAGTCTTCTTGGGTCGCCGTCCGTGGATGGATCACCCAGAAAGCTGCAGGGAAGAGACTGGTAAATTAAAGCCTTCAAGTGGGTTTGTTGTCTAATGGCTGATTGGCTGAACTGAACTACTAGaacaaacaagaacaagagcTTGCATGCACTGACCGAGAGAGACGAGAGGAGAAGATGGGCACGGGACCGAGAGTGATGACTGGCTGCTATATGGAGTggggagagacagagagagcgTAGAGATGCGGAGAGGACGAGGAGAGAGTTGCTGCGAATTGAAGCCGTGTTGAATGGAGGTTGCGCAGAAAGAGGAGCAGGGGGGAAGAGACGGGCGACGCCCCGTGATGGCTATATCGAGTGATCAGGCTCAGAGCACACACATGGCTCTGCTTGCCTTGTACAAGCTGTAGGTTACACGCCACAAATTGATTTCTGAAGCAAGAATTGTCACTCTCAAACTTATTTACAGATTAATTATTCGCAAAAAAACTTATTTACAGATTAATCAGTTGGATTCGTAATTTCAGAGTTTTTACAGACGCCATACCCCATCTTAGCTGCCATCCACTTGTGTAAAGCATGAAAACCAACATCATATCTCAACCTGCCTTGTAGTTGTAAAGCAGGAAAAACCCAATTCCAGCCTTGGCTCGTGAACAGACTTTGACAAGTAGAGGCCCAACCATTGCTTCAGGTAGCAAGCAATGCTTTTGGCTTGCATCGCCGTTTACGTGTAAATGGACAAAAGACTTGTGAATCCGGTGCATCAGTTTGACAGAAATAGGCTCAATTATTGGTCGCTGTAAAATCACCAAAGTACATTTGATTTCTGAAATCGTGGTTCTTTTTACTACACAATTTACAGGTTATTGCATTAGTATGCAGGAACGCGTTGAAGTTTTTCTAGTTCAtcacaccaccaccacacacacacacacacacacacacgaaaAAGTAAAGAAAGACGAGAGTGCCTAGGCATTGTCGCTTCGCGTAGCCGACGATGGAGAAGTGAAAAGCACCACCAATCATGCCCTGCTCACGTCTGAATTCCTTTTCTACCTTGCATCATCGGGGTGGAATCTGGGTTGCCAAGTACTCCGGACTCAGTTGCCATTTCTTTGCATCGGTAGCAGCCAGTCATGATGGACCTCAAACAGTAGTAGAGGAAAAGATGGTGATGTGCAACAAATGCAATCAATAAGTTTCTATAGGAACACAAGATGTGGAATGTCACTTAGTGCCCGTTCAAGCGAAAAACAGGAATTTTTTGGTTCATTTATGTGCGTTTGCTGTTTTTCTTTAAGGAACCAGAGGCTGCTATGTACAAATCTACAATTGGTACTGGCCAATTAGAAAGAATGGAAGCCACATGAGCTCTAAAATCAGTGGAAATCAACCCCTTCATCCAGGGCCGTGGAGCCCAGCATGACACGAGAATCAATCTGCTTATCGAATTTCTTCCTTCTGCGTGCCTCAAACTCGTTGAATCCTTCCATCTACAAGGAATGAGAACATAAAAGGAACTATGATCAAAACAAGATTTTCTAGAGTGAAGGAAAACCGTACATGCTTCATGTAACTTACTTGTTGGAACTGGTCCCTCATGATTGGGTTGTCATGCAGCGATAGGTTCTGAAGAGCCGTGCAGTCTTTCAGTATGTTTTCCGGAAGCTGAAATGCAAAGTTGGGGTTGGGTGACAGGCTTTTGTTGATTTTGTAATGGAGCAACAAATATCAAGTGCATATACCTGACGAATTTTGTTGCCATTCAGTGATAAGGATTTAAGGCAAACAAGGTTGCAGATCGATGAGGGCACATCTTCAATCGAATTTCCTGGATATTTTGCTTCAGGATTAGTTCTCCAGGTAGAAGGTCCTAAAGGAAATGAAAAGCATGCTGTATTTTGCATCTGTTTTCAGCAACATCAATGGCTAGGCGCCTAAGTCTTATTTGGTTTAATCCACCAAAGGCGCATAAAAGTGTACATGTCTTTCCCTTCACAAATGGATTGTAGGTACTAGGACAGGAGATAGGAAAGTGAAATGTTCTGCAGCACTCATGTTCTGCTGTGGCGCATGCTGTGTTTGTGTTCCAAACAGAGCAAGGGCCAGCTTTTCTCCAAACATAAAGGAGAGGAGCATCCTAGGAGGATATGGTTGTGACATCCCAAACATTTCTTTTGTAGATTAGCAAATGGTAAGAAGGTAACAATATCAATATAGGATTAATCGTGCAATAGGATCTACGGGTGCTTGTGCACATAAAAGCAAAGGAGGTGGGGGCTGAAATAAGATCATGGTAGATTTGCAGAAAGTGATTCATACCATTTGCCTGCAATTCTTCCAGGGAATTGCAACCTCCAATTGATTCCGGAAGTTCTTTTAGTTTGTTATCAGATACATTGAGTATTAACATCTGCAtcagaaaaaaaaggatagCACCCCAGTGATCACATTGCACATTGACCGTTGTAAAATAAACATTCAGAAACTTCTTCACTATAAACGAAAAAATGATGGAATTTATCAACATGACTTAGTTGCAGATAATGAACTGTAGAATcaagatttatttattttgataaAACAAAAGTACGAAATTCATGTTTTTGTTGTATATCCAAAGTCAATACGCACTGTATCCATTAATATTTTTTGAGTGACCAGACTTGACTATTGTGCTCAAACACTTCcaaaatgaagaaaaagattTTGGCATCTTTGAGCAAAAGAAGAAACTTACATTTCGCAAATCTCCCACACTCTTAGGCAGGCACATTAAAGAATTATGAGAAATAGAAAGTTGCTGAAGGTTTGACAGAGAACCCACTGgatgaaacaaaaagaaaggtTAGAAATACAATACTAGTTAGAGTATCACGGAAGTTATAACTTTCTAATTGCTAAGAGATGAAGCTTGCACCTAGGCGAATGTCAATAACTGTAGTTATGTAAATATAGTAACATTTTGCATGTTTCACTTCCGTTGTTAGAGAAAGATAGGTTCATAGGAACTAACATTCTTCAGGTAAGATAGAGATCCTATTTCTGTCAAGTGTGAGGATTTTAAGATTCCGCAGGTATCCAATGTTAGCCGGGATGTTTTCAATCAAATTACCAGCCAAAACCTACAGAAACAGAAAGAGGCAACAGAGTTCACGCCAAACCACCACAATTTGAAAGACATGGAAACATCAGAAGGAAGAACCATTTCTTGTAAATATGGTTCTCTAACCAGATAATCTACCATAACTTCTAATAATGGAAACTCTTACAAGTCTTTGCATATTCACGAGTCCACCAACTTCCTGGGGAATCTCAACTGCAACATATAATAGAATTAATTGATACTGCTCACAAGTATAAACATCAAAATATAAAAACATATAGTGCATGCAGTATTGTAGTTTATAGGTGGTTACGTTATTTCAATTCGAATTCAGAAATATGCACAGGTGAGGTGCTAAGAATAATTTTTCCcagttaaaaaaaaatgagaaagtTCTCTGCACAAGGTGCTAAACAATTTCCCATGggtgcaaaaaaaaggaaaaggaaccCAGCTGGAGCAATTTTGCTCCATACATTTTACCAAGGAGgcaagtgaaaagaaaaggtgccCTCACATCTGATAGTTCTGGGCATAGTATAAACAACAGATAACGTCTGACCAGTTCCTTGCTAACTAAATACaagccaaaaagaaaaataaaaaaacaaacaataaGATTGCATATTAGCAAGATATGAAATTCGTTTTCGTAACTGTGATTTGTCCATAGAACACCGAATAGAACAAATAGCTTATGTGTAAAAGCTGACTACCTAGTTTGTTGTTTGTCAAATCCAGAGTTCTCAAGGAATTGCCCACTTGTAGAACTTCATTTGGTAGTTCCTGCGAGGGAGCACTGATATTAAACAACATGCACTTGAAGAGAAAAACGTGTTATTGCAGTAACAGAAGTGTACAAAGTATGTCTGTGGATGTAGAGGCATCAAATATAACTTGACATATATGTATCTCTCAAATAAGAATCAGTATAATAGAACAAATACAGAGATAAACAACTGAACACATACTAATGTCAATATGTTTGTGCATAGATGTAATCTATCTGAGGGGATTCAGGATCCATATCTCAATCTATGCTCTGCATGAAAAAATAATGCTGCAATCTTACAAGGTGCTGAGAGGTGATAGCACACTTAACTATGAAAGTCTCTTCAAATGCTAATAAAAAAGTATATTGCTGAAATAGTATGTGTGGTAGTGTGGAGCGTAACAATATTCTGCAATATTCAAAGGTTAATACTGTACTTTTCTAGCAATAGATCGTGCTGCCCGAGTTATGAGCGGATAGACCTGTATATAGTTCAACATTTGAGCTGACGGCATGTACCTAAAATGTTTAGCTGAGTGCTATAAACCATACCACTTTTCCTACTTTTGTAGTGTTTTATTATTGTCGTTCTATTTAATCATGGTAACCTAACCTACCATCTGCAAATGTTTACAATTTTATGCTGAGTACATCAAAGACTCTTTTCTTTATTGGCATCAAATGCTTTTCAGCTAATTAGTTCAAGTATATAAGTtttcacacacaaaaaaaaaagaaagacgcCCCTTTTTCCTGCAACCTAGAGACCAAATATACATGGTCACACACCATGGATTTGTTCAGTTTTCTCTTCAATTTGTAATTGTGACTAAGTACCAATGATAAACTCAAATATGGGACATATTGTTACAATGACGACCAGAAGATAAATCACAACCGTGAGAAATAATACGTTACATGAAGTAACATGTCAAGAAACAAAGTGCCAAACGAAGTTAACTCCATCACAAGTGGATCATATGTTGATAATATAGAAGCAGAATACGAAGGAACATCCCAACTTTAGTTAACTTGATGACGATGGACGGATGGAGTACTACTAATACTTCGCCATGGAAATGGAAACCCTCCCCAGCCGAGGCCAGCCATCAAAAGCCCCATTCGTAATCCATTCACCATCACATATTAAATCAGAATCACTCCTAGCCATCACACTAAAATCAGAATCACTAGATGGGCACAAAATTGAGTGAAGCCTACGAAACGCCGGGAGAATCGggacagaaagaaaaaaagaagacagAATTTTGACGGGCAAAGGTTGGGGGAGAGAGCGAACGCACCTTCAATCTGGCGTCGCGGAGGGCGACGATGCCCGTGGAGCGCCACCGCGTCGCGCGGCTGGCCGGCGAATCGGAGCTCCGGCTGCTGCAGCAGCCCATCCCTTTTCTCTTCTCTCGGGAAAAGGCTCTGGACTTTTGGCCGGGTCGTCGTCGGCGACTTTGGATGGAGGGATGCcggacgggggcggcggggatCTACCGGTGGGGAATGGTGCGGCGCCTCGTGCTCCCACTGTCCAGTAGGACCAACCCCGCTGGCTCGTCTCGCCGGCAGGTGGGGCCGAGGGTTCCGCTTACCTGGCACTCCGGTTTTCTCGCGGCACGGGCTCAGCAGCTTTGACTGGGGAATTTTATTCCTCACTTGCAAGTTGAAAACTACTAGTAAATTCAAGGGCTCGATCCAACGGCAAAGAAGCCGAGAGCAGAACGGAACAGCCCGCAGAACAGAACGCTCAAGCCAGCTCCCGGAGCTCCGTGTTCGGcatggatacgaggtgctaaactttaacagtgtcatatcggatgttcggatgctaattaggagaactaaacatgagctaattataaaattaattgcaaaaccttgtgctaattcgcgagacgaatctattaagcctaattattccatcattagcaaatggttactatagcaccatattgtcaaatcatggactaattaggcttaatagattcgtcttgcgaattatactccatctatgcaattagttttataattagcttatgttttgtactcctaattagtatccaaacattcgatgtgacaggtattttaatagggtgttcccaagcACCCCCGAATTCCCGCCACAGCGGATCGGCGGGTCTCGCTGCGGCGGATGCGCGCTCTGGTCGCCGTGCCTCGACCCCATGCCGGCGCGCCCGGGCTAGCTGGCTCGTGGAGTGGCGGGGAGCCGGGGACACGATGCCTACGCGCACGGGGGCCCGCCGGCCGTCTCCTCCACGCccatcgtcgccgtcgaccCGACGCGCAGTCCAGAAAAGCAGACTCCGAGCGTGCGCCGCCTATGCAGATGGACGCGTCGGGGTACGCACCGCACCGGCAGTGCCGTCCGGTGGTCCGGATCAGGACTTTCCTCCGGTTGCTCTCTGTTGGTGTGTACCTAGTCGACCGTGACAAGGGTGCCATATGTGTTGTCGTTGGCCTCGGTGCTCATCGAATCGGTAGAGGACGGCGACCGCGCAGGAGGACCtgcggcagctgctgctggcACGACCGTGGACGTGGAGGAGACGGAAAGTAGCATTGCACATGGGAGTAGAATTATCATAAGTTCATAACCAGTCGGTCAGAGAAGATTGTGAAGCTGGGTACAACACATGCTCTTAGGCTAAAATGTCTGCCTACTGAAGCATACTGGTATTTCTTCAAGATGGCTGCATTTGGAAGCAATGATCCACTTATACCTTCAGGTACAGCATTGAAATTTTGATGCTTATACATTGCATTGCAGTACTATAATATTTAACTTTGTAGGCACACAGCGACGCCAGATTGCGTCAGCTGAACAAACAACAACATACTTAGCTTGCTTAGCTCCTGGCACAAGAAGTCAACGACCATAagaaagaaaaggtaaaatCATTACTAAAATCTCTTTTGCATTCACATATCAGCATATATTCCGTACATCAACTTTCCTCATTTATCATGAACTGCTCTCCTACAGGACATTGCACATGAGCAAGACAATACAGGAACACCTTTGCCTTCACCACAGC encodes the following:
- the LOC101784321 gene encoding plant intracellular Ras-group-related LRR protein 7, with amino-acid sequence MGCCSSRSSDSPASRATRWRSTGIVALRDARLKELPNEVLQVGNSLRTLDLTNNKLVEIPQEVGGLVNMQRLVLAGNLIENIPANIGYLRNLKILTLDRNRISILPEELGSLSNLQQLSISHNSLMCLPKSVGDLRNMLILNVSDNKLKELPESIGGCNSLEELQANGNSIEDVPSSICNLVCLKSLSLNGNKIRQLPENILKDCTALQNLSLHDNPIMRDQFQQMEGFNEFEARRRKKFDKQIDSRVMLGSTALDEGVDFH